From the genome of Phlebotomus papatasi isolate M1 chromosome 2, Ppap_2.1, whole genome shotgun sequence:
caggGTGTCTTCGATTGTTCTCCCTGAAAGAAAGCattcactaagagaaatccgaaaaagttaaaatagcattccggaaatgtttattttatcctgcagtatttatATGAagttggtgtaaatattaccctttttatgtgtattaggggttaaattaacccttttcatgttaattttacccttaaaaaggtgtaaaaataacactaaaaaatgttgatatattttcacaccttaaaagtgttaaagatatgaggaaaaaaagttaatagcacccTCGTTTTCTCCTCAGTGTTTAAACGAGAACTCCAATAATCGTATATTTGTTTAAACAATTACCTACGTCTATTTTTAGATACCTATCAATTATAAATATAAGGGTAATAGTTTCTTCATATTGTTATCAAATTTTTGCTTCATAGAAAACACAGCCATTCATACATTAGAAAAACTCAAAGTTGATACACTGACTGATTTACAAACGCTATCAGTAAAAGGATTATTTTCTGGGAAAGTctcaaaatattggaaaatacaCAATGAAGTAGATAGTATTTCTTACATTTAAGTCCGGTATAAAAGCCGAGCGACCATACAAAAGAGTTTCAGTTCTCTTGAGACTTTTCAAAATGATCCGTCAAGTTTGCCTTATCGCACTTCTTTGTGTTGCTGGAGTCTTCTCCAGGAGTAAGTATTTTGACCGCGGTTTCTAAACTTCCTGAAACTAACATAAAATCTTTTTATAGCCATCGAAGACAATGTTGATGATTCTGACTGGTATGCCAATTGGGAAGGCTTCATTGTTGGTGGTCAGAATGCTGCAGCTGGACAGTTCCCCCACTCAGTTTCTTTGAGATCCACTGCCAACAGCCACTTCTGTGGAGCTTTCGTCGTGAATAACAGATGGGTTGTCTCAGCTGCTCACTGCACCATCAACCGTAGTCCTGGAAATACCAGGATTATCGTTGGTGCTCTTCAGCTCAGTTCTGGTGGAACCAATATGGCCACAGCCCGTATTGAGAACCATCCTAACTACCATGGACCTAGTCTGGCCAATGATGTCTGTGCCCTTCAGACTTCTGCTAACATCGCATTCTCCAATACTGTACAACCTCTTAGCATGGGATCTACGCACATTGGTGGAGGAGCCCAAGCTACCGCTGCCGGTTGGGGACGCATTGGACACAATCTGCCCCTTGCTAACACCCTTCAGTGGCTCAATGTCCAGACTCTTACCAATGCGGACTGCCGCAACCGTCATAGCGCTGGAAATGCTGCCCGTGTCCATGACAATACCATCTGTACATTCACTCGCCAAGGTGAAGGTATGTGCAACGGAGACTCTGGATCTGCTCTCTTCATTGGAAGCAGCGCTATTGGTATCGTTTCCTGGGGTATTCCATGTGCTCAAGGCTTCCCCGATAACTTCGCTCGTGTGTCTTCTCACCGCAACTGGCTTATCAGCCATACCGGATAAGCTGCTGGCTTGAATGGCTCATTTTTGTTAAACATCGTCTCTACAATAAATACTATATCTTCATTAAATTTGTAATCAATCATTTTACCGCTGCGGTGGCTCTACTTTATGATGGcagattttattataaattcccCATAAAGTCTGCGGTAAAAAGGATCATGATACCAAATGTGATAGATTGTACTAAATTCGATAAGAATTTCGTGCCAATGAGTGACAGAATTCTCGATAAGTTTGTGTTAAAGCTATTGGAATGTCTTGGCAAATCTATGATGAATTCACCTAAACTGAGAGATAAGAAGCCGGGTTTGATCTTGAACTACGAAAGCTTTTTTTATGCAAAGAATCTgaacttgaaaatatttatgaacataCTACTCAATGAAAACAGAATAAAATGATTGTAAATaattgggaaaatatttatttttattaaaccaAATATTGATACGTCCATGTCAGTAtataaatttagttttcctaaaaTTGTGTGTATGCCTTAGACTATCCCCTAATATCTGATATATTGTAGATTCAGGAATGTCCTAATCTTTCAACTGCACCCTACCATGTCGCTTTGTGGGAGGATCCTAGTTTCTCCACTAGATTTTATATTAAGATAAACCGGGAAAATAATACCACAAAAGCATCATCATGTTCACATAAAATTTAAGTCTTCAAACGCTTCAAACCACCAATCATCATCGAGTGCACATTTTACTATCAGCGACTTTTGTGCCTGAATGTCTGAAAGCACCTGAAAGTAGATTATTTAAGGTGAGACACGAAAGCTTTCCTCGTGGCGAAAAAGCTCTCTGTTAGAATACATTTACAGAAATTCTTAATGCGTAAGCTTATGCCTCGACAATGTGAGTGAACTGCGTTTTcagatttattttcatctcgAGATTTAGTTAaaagaaaacatatttattgTCTATACAAATCAACGAAAAAATGTTCTCACTTGGCGCAATTATTTTAATCCTAAATGCTAAACATTAGGATCTAAAAGTGCGACTCATGAGCTCACGAGTTCTAACACTTAGCAAAGATTT
Proteins encoded in this window:
- the LOC129803254 gene encoding chymotrypsin-2-like; translated protein: MIRQVCLIALLCVAGVFSRTIEDNVDDSDWYANWEGFIVGGQNAAAGQFPHSVSLRSTANSHFCGAFVVNNRWVVSAAHCTINRSPGNTRIIVGALQLSSGGTNMATARIENHPNYHGPSLANDVCALQTSANIAFSNTVQPLSMGSTHIGGGAQATAAGWGRIGHNLPLANTLQWLNVQTLTNADCRNRHSAGNAARVHDNTICTFTRQGEGMCNGDSGSALFIGSSAIGIVSWGIPCAQGFPDNFARVSSHRNWLISHTG